The Apium graveolens cultivar Ventura chromosome 3, ASM990537v1, whole genome shotgun sequence sequence TTATTTTGTGACCTGTTGACGAACTAATGATATTTTCATATTgcgattttataaaattttatttatgtGATGGTGAATTTACTTCATTTGATCTATCTTTTTTAAGCTTATGTGTATTGTGAATTTTCTcatttagcttactattctgTTGCTACTGGTTATATGTAATTAGATTATCAGATCTATTGCTGAGAAAGATGATCCTATTAATTGATGTGTTATTTTGTGGTTTGACTGAATTTTTGGGTTGCTTGGACTGTTTGATCGTCTGATAGTAACATTGATTTgtaattagttaacaatttatgGCTTGTTGAATCTTTGTTTTTACAGCCTAGAAAGTTTTTTTTGCTGATGATTGTAATCTGTAAGATCGTACTTGATAATTTTGAGTTCGGGGTTCGAATTAATTGTGGAGTGTAGAGAGGTTATACACTTGTACATAGTATGTTCATTGGTTAAACTGGAAAAATTGTACCTGGACAGTAATGATCATGATTATCATATTTTAGTTTTGTGGGTGGAAGTAGTATGTATATGATATAGGGTTAAATTAGTTGATTGTATGGCAATTTAAAAGTTTTTCAGTACCACCAAGTTGAACATTGCCTGTTGGCCATTAATTCTTTAAAACTTTGTATTTCTTTTTTATTAACTTTTTTTAATGGAGTTACACTGGAAATCACAACACTGTTTGGTATTGAATGAATTTTTCCTGAGTTTATAGTCTAGAGATTCTTATAACCTTTATTTTTGTGCTTTTCAGGGTATATCACTGGTAAGCAGAGTTGAGAACTCATCAAGATGGCATTAGTCTCTGGAGGACGGTCTTCATTAAATCCAAATGCACCACTCTTTGTTCCAGCTGCAGTTCGCCAAGTAGAGGACTTCTCACCAGAATGGTGGCAGCTGGTGACAACTTCAACATGGTTTCATGACTACTGGGTCAGTCAGCAACAGGCTGATGATTTTTATGGCAATAATCAAGATGACATGGCTGATATTGTTGACCTACTTCCTGATAGCATTGATCTTGGTGCTGACGAAGAATTGATGACCATGGAAGCACAATATGAGCAATTTATCCAACTATCTGAAGCAGGGAACAAGTCATCCCTGTATGCTCAAAATGGAATGCCTGCAATTGGTATGACAACTTAAATTTTATAACCTGGTCTGTACGATCTGCATGTTTAACAGTGTTAATTATTGAATTCGACGTACATTCAGTGCTTTGAAATTCCAAAAATGATCTTTCCTGATAAGGTAGTGTCAAAACTCGAAAATTGTAACCTGTGCTGATTTAAATCTTTTTTCTTGGTTGAGATCAGGTACTGATCATGCAGGACTGATGAGGAGCCTGAGCATGGTGAATTCCTACCAGGAAAGATCACCCAAGTCTACAGTGGAGACTGCCAGGTATTGGGAGAAGCCAGCCAAGTTGGTAAGCCCAAAAAACAGTGGCCGCCGCATCCAGCAGCCCCGCTGAAATCTGAATGCCCGCATCTCTTGACCTGAGCTCAGTTTAATATCAACCAAGTAGTCTATTGTTTCCCGTAATTTGTGTATAGGGCCAAGGTCCTCCTGTATCTAGACTAGCCTGTTATTCAGATATCGTCTACCCTAGTTAACTACTTAAAAATTTCGAGCTCATGTAAAAAGAAAAAACTTTAATGAACAAAGAAGTCATCTTGCTACTTTATCCTTGACTACTGTCTACATTGTTCGATCTCCTTAAAGCGCCCGTTTACACTTCTGAGTGTCGATACCTTTTTTCAACATTTAAAGCTTCTCTCGTGTTGCTACACTTCTGAGTGGTAGGTAAGCTTTCTTGAAGATTAAAAGCTTCTTCAAATGATGCTATCAGTTGCTTCTCTCTAATAAAATCAGCTTCAGAATGGGGTAAGATAATAGAGCTCTGGAAAAGATGCAGAGCATTTTTTGCATCGCTTACTCTATTATCAACCCTGCCCGATCTGTAATTTAAATCAACTAAAGCCCTTTCTATGTTCTTTAAATCCTTGGTAAAGATATACCCAAGGGTTGCCAAGTTGATTTACTTCACTTAAGAAATCTGGGAGAAACGATAGAAATTCAAAATATTGGAACGGCTTTTTACGATTCGGCAATTGTACCCCACTATCCACATTCCAGGACTGTAATCAGAAAGCCTACGGAGAAGAAATATACCAACTACATTTGGAAAACACTCCGACTAGTGCTCATTCACAAGAATTCCATCTAATTTCGGGTAAATCGGTAATTTTTATTTCACCAAGAATAAAATTCACTGGTACTTCTTAAATCCACTAAACTCAACTCCAAGATGCAGTCACGAAAATCAGTCATGCCCGTTTTCCAATTACCCAAACCTCCAGATTTTTCCTCCAATGACGAAATAGGATTATAGACCCTCACGTCTGTCCAAGGAGAATCAATTGTGAAAAAAAATCTCAACAAATCAGACCACAACCCTCGCTTTGCTTCCATCTGATTGAAGCCATAAACAAAAGTGACAAAGGAAGTATTATTCTCTAAAATTTTACTTGGCAGTGTAAAGCTTGAGCTGAAGTGTAAGACAGTGACACTCCAAACATTATTATCCCATCCTAATCAAATTCTACAACTGGGATGGCTACTGTAAGATTCTTGGCCGGGCTTGAGTCGGGAGAAACGCTGCTCAGCGACAGTCAAGGTGATGTGGCATGACGACTCTTTACTCGGCGACAGCTGGCGCGACCAAGGGCAGTGAATCTGCTGTGTCTGTTGACGACAATCTTGGCGACAGTCTTAGCAACAATTATTGTGTGGGTAGCAAATCACCTGGCGACAATTATTGACGATTTTGATGAGTCATAACAGTTGGATGATAAGGGAAATTGGTAAATATAAGATGGGCACAAGTGTCAGGCACTCAAGAGAGCAGTTGCAAGGCATGAGAGACCGTTTTATAAACTGTCTTAGAGTTTATATTCGTGACGGGACTCTATATATGTCAGGCATTCAGATTTAAACAGGTATGGTATATGAAATATATTGCTTGTATAGTATAAATATAGGCAATAGTGTGGGAAATACTTATTTGGGAAAAAAATTAAGTGTATTGTGAGTAGATTGCTTGAGAGATGAAACTTGGGGGAGTAATAGCATTATGAACTCCTTCCACAACTCTTGTGTCCTTTTTATTTATTGAGGTAATAATATAAAGGTTAATAATATAAAGGTTGAGTTTGGCCGTATATGCTATATATTTAGACTTATGTGGGGAATGCTGTTGTTCTTATGGTGCTGGTGCAGACGAGGCTGTGTGTGCAGACGGGGTTGCTGGGTAACAGAAGGCACGAGAACAGGCCGCACAGGAGACtcgaagaaaaaaaaagaatacGCATGTAACAACTGATATCAGAGTTGCGTTTATAAGTTTGAGAATTTAGTAACACGATGGTTAATGGGAATTCTACAAATGAGGGTTTGGGAATTTAGTAACACGATGGTTAATGGGAATTCTACAAATGAGGGACTGGCAAGGCTTGAGGAATTTGTTGGTGTTTCGTTGTCAAGTGATAAGATATGTTTAGTGAATCAGATTCAAGTTCTTAGAGAAGAATTGAATGAATTCAAGGAGATGGTTATTGGGCATATGGCTATAAATGATGGCAAATTTAATGATCTATTTGCAACAGCGACGACATCATTTAGAGAGTATGAATGATCAGTTGCAAAGCATGAGGGAGGAAATTACTGTCTTGAAGAGGGTTGTGGCCATAACTTCCTTGAGTGGCGCAGAGAGCCATTCTAAACTGAAAATTCCGGAACCAAAGGCATTTAGTGAAAGTCGTACTCCCAAGAAGTTAGAGAATTTTCTGTGGGATATGGATCAATATTTCAAGGCTTCCCATacaagtgttgaggaacaagTCACCATCATAAGTATGTATCTAGTGGAGGATGCAAAGTTTTGGCGGCGCACTCCAATGGAAGATGAAAGCGCTGGGAGGGTGACGATTACAACATGAGAAACACTTAAGTAAGAGTTGAAAGATCAGTTTCTACTTCTTAATGTGTTTGGGGTTGCAAGAGAGAATCTGAAGGCGCTGAAACAGAGTGGGTCTATTCGAGATTATATGAAAGAGTTCAATAGTTTGTTGCTCAATATCAAGAACATGACCGAGGATGATAAGGTATTTAACTTCATGTCTGGTTTGAAGCCTTGGGCCCAAAATGAGTTACGTAGAAAGGCTATCAAGGACTTGGCGACGACGATTATTTATGCGGATGGGTTAGCAGATTACAAGCTTTCAAGTTCAGAAGATGGGATTGAAGTTGTGGCTACTATTGAGAGTGACAAAGGGGCTGGAAAAGATAAGAAGATAAAGGAAAAAAGAAGTGGGTGATGAGGATGCGGACAATGAGGGACAACGTCCTAGATAAGTGAAAAAGAGTTGTTATCTTTGTGGCGTCGCACACTTCATGAGGGAATGTCCTAAGAGGGAAAAGATAAATACCTTGTTGGTTGAAGAAACTGAGGAACAACCAATGGTAAGGGCTGGATCATTGCGTTTGGTTAATGTTGTACAGGATGTTGAAAATGCTCCAAGTATAGGGGTATCATTCAAAATAGAGTAAGTTTTTGTTGGAGGCTAGCAGACAAGC is a genomic window containing:
- the LOC141712508 gene encoding protein EARLY RESPONSIVE TO DEHYDRATION 15-like; protein product: MALVSGGRSSLNPNAPLFVPAAVRQVEDFSPEWWQLVTTSTWFHDYWVSQQQADDFYGNNQDDMADIVDLLPDSIDLGADEELMTMEAQYEQFIQLSEAGNKSSLYAQNGMPAIGTDHAGLMRSLSMVNSYQERSPKSTVETARYWEKPAKLVSPKNSGRRIQQPR